A single genomic interval of Chloroflexota bacterium harbors:
- a CDS encoding ABC transporter substrate-binding protein: protein MHAIREPDVPAMAGGKGRTQRERGWTRIGVLVSSLMLLTNCATGAATQGNSQSSAPPRERVLTASIEGEPNFIAALAPAAGLAATDFWQRMFNAFLDIYDGDDHPQPYLAEALPVLNTDSWIVNPDGTMETRYRLKPNLVWHDGSPLTADDFVFTFQNATPAAGFRTGIVPFSQMDNVAAPDDRTLIIHWKSVYPDAGVLLQGATRFGLVPLPRHILESTFAGGVAQTIQESPYWSREFVGAGPYKLDRWELGSFIEATAFDQHVLGRPKIDRIRLLFMNDQNTAFANMLAGETDVALNSISFEQEVQLKREWASSQRGTAGLNTVSLSAAQFQFRPDIVSPKAILDVRVRRALAHAFDRQTFSETIWAGELAVLDTIFDPRTSYYPSIDRMTQKYPFDLAASERLMNEAGYRKGPDGFYAGPDGKLTFILQSPQNRPELPVLDANWRKAGFDIQELPLASVDALNSEVRSTFSSISINTSGSFEVQQTSLYRGTEITSADNRWRGENRGGWSNPEYDRLVEAFNITLDPEQRVQQRAQMAKILSTELPSIVLAPNPNTHAYSNRVKNVGHTTMYTTGRITWNIHQWDLQ, encoded by the coding sequence TTGCACGCGATTCGTGAACCAGACGTGCCCGCCATGGCCGGCGGAAAGGGGAGAACTCAGCGAGAGCGAGGATGGACTCGCATCGGCGTACTTGTTTCGTCGTTGATGCTGCTCACGAACTGCGCCACCGGAGCGGCCACCCAGGGCAACAGCCAGTCGAGCGCCCCTCCTCGCGAGCGCGTGCTCACGGCTTCGATTGAAGGCGAGCCGAACTTCATCGCCGCGCTGGCACCCGCCGCCGGGTTGGCGGCCACGGACTTCTGGCAGCGCATGTTCAACGCCTTCCTGGACATCTACGATGGTGACGACCATCCCCAGCCCTATCTGGCCGAAGCTCTTCCGGTGCTGAATACCGATAGCTGGATCGTGAATCCCGACGGGACGATGGAGACCCGCTACCGGCTGAAGCCGAACCTCGTGTGGCACGACGGCTCGCCGCTGACCGCCGACGATTTCGTCTTCACCTTCCAGAACGCGACGCCGGCGGCCGGTTTTCGCACGGGCATCGTGCCGTTCAGCCAGATGGACAACGTCGCCGCGCCAGACGACAGAACGTTGATCATCCATTGGAAGAGCGTCTATCCCGATGCGGGCGTGCTGCTGCAGGGCGCGACGCGGTTTGGCCTGGTTCCGCTCCCCCGCCACATCCTGGAATCGACGTTCGCTGGTGGGGTGGCGCAGACCATTCAAGAGAGTCCGTACTGGTCCCGGGAGTTCGTCGGCGCCGGCCCATACAAGCTCGACCGATGGGAGCTGGGCTCGTTCATCGAGGCGACGGCGTTCGACCAGCACGTGCTGGGCCGCCCCAAGATCGACCGAATCCGGCTGCTCTTCATGAACGACCAGAATACGGCATTTGCCAACATGCTGGCCGGCGAGACCGACGTCGCGCTCAACTCCATCAGCTTCGAGCAGGAGGTTCAGCTCAAGAGGGAATGGGCGTCGAGCCAAAGAGGGACGGCCGGCCTGAACACCGTTTCCCTGAGCGCCGCGCAATTTCAGTTCCGCCCGGACATTGTCAGTCCCAAGGCCATCCTCGACGTGCGGGTTCGCCGTGCGCTGGCCCACGCCTTCGATAGACAGACGTTCAGCGAGACGATCTGGGCAGGGGAGCTGGCGGTGCTGGATACCATCTTCGATCCCCGAACGAGTTACTATCCAAGCATTGACCGCATGACACAGAAGTATCCTTTCGATCTCGCCGCGAGTGAGCGCCTCATGAACGAGGCGGGCTATCGCAAAGGTCCAGACGGCTTCTACGCGGGCCCCGACGGGAAGCTCACGTTCATTCTGCAATCGCCCCAGAATCGACCGGAGCTACCGGTGCTGGACGCCAATTGGCGCAAGGCAGGGTTCGACATCCAGGAGCTTCCCCTCGCGTCAGTAGATGCCCTCAACTCGGAAGTCCGCAGCACCTTCTCTTCCATCAGCATCAACACGTCGGGGTCGTTTGAGGTGCAGCAGACGTCCCTCTATCGCGGCACGGAGATCACGAGTGCCGACAATCGCTGGCGCGGCGAGAATCGGGGCGGGTGGTCCAACCCCGAATACGACCGGCTCGTGGAGGCGTTCAACATCACCCTGGATCCGGAGCAGCGAGTCCAGCAGCGCGCTCAGATGGCGAAGATTCTCTCCACCGAGCTGCCATCCATCGTGCTTGCCCCGAACCCCAACACGCACGCCTACTCCAACAGGGTCAAGAACGTCGGACACACGACGATGTACACGACAGGTCGAATTACGTGGAACATTCACCAGTGGGACCTGCAGTAG
- a CDS encoding Rieske 2Fe-2S domain-containing protein — protein sequence MLSQADNELLTRVGPGTDMGNLFRQYWLPAFLSSELPEPDCDPMRLRLLGEDLVAFRDTAGRVGVLAMNCAHRGASLFFGRNEESGLRCVYHGWKFDVTGRCVDMPNEPPESSFKDKVRQRAYPCQERNGTVWVYMGPRSQPPDFPRYEWAHVPEGHYAISKTLRECNWAQAFEGDMDDAHVPALHSFLKFEYEHGSANQYYGKPLYLQVSETPYGLLSGSRRDAEEGKYNWRITPVLFPSSSMFTVGTLRERGVLWIRMWIPIDDENTAQWRIRWKPDAPLEGPDEPESGPGGYLPRGTHWHEQWRPAGNKTNDYFIDREAQKKESFSGIPGFPLQDKMATESMGPIMDRTVEHLGSTDTVIIAMRRRLLAAAKALRENGVTPPGVDQPEAFAVRSAIVNLPVELNWVEASREMILARAGAPAVNQV from the coding sequence ATGCTGAGCCAAGCTGACAACGAGCTCCTGACTCGGGTCGGCCCCGGAACGGACATGGGGAACCTGTTTCGCCAGTATTGGCTGCCAGCGTTCCTTTCATCCGAGCTGCCGGAGCCCGATTGCGATCCTATGCGGCTGCGGCTGCTGGGCGAAGACCTCGTGGCGTTCCGTGACACGGCGGGTCGAGTCGGAGTTCTTGCGATGAATTGCGCCCATCGCGGCGCCTCGCTGTTCTTCGGCCGGAACGAAGAGAGCGGACTCCGCTGCGTGTACCACGGGTGGAAGTTCGACGTGACCGGCCGCTGCGTCGACATGCCCAATGAGCCGCCCGAGAGCAGCTTCAAGGACAAGGTTCGACAGCGCGCATATCCGTGCCAGGAGCGGAATGGGACGGTGTGGGTCTACATGGGGCCGCGCTCCCAGCCGCCGGACTTCCCCCGGTACGAGTGGGCGCACGTGCCCGAGGGGCACTACGCCATCAGCAAGACGCTGCGTGAATGCAACTGGGCCCAGGCCTTCGAGGGCGACATGGACGACGCCCACGTGCCGGCCCTTCACAGCTTCCTGAAGTTCGAGTACGAGCACGGCTCCGCCAACCAATACTATGGCAAGCCCCTCTATCTCCAGGTTTCCGAAACGCCATATGGGCTGCTCTCCGGGTCGCGGAGGGACGCCGAGGAGGGGAAATACAACTGGCGCATCACGCCCGTCCTCTTCCCAAGCTCCTCGATGTTCACCGTGGGCACTCTCCGCGAGCGGGGCGTGCTGTGGATACGCATGTGGATCCCGATCGACGACGAAAACACCGCGCAGTGGCGCATTCGCTGGAAGCCGGATGCCCCGCTGGAGGGTCCGGATGAACCCGAGTCGGGTCCTGGCGGCTACTTGCCCCGAGGCACCCACTGGCACGAGCAGTGGCGTCCGGCCGGCAACAAGACCAACGATTACTTCATCGACCGCGAAGCGCAAAAGAAGGAGAGCTTCTCGGGTATCCCCGGTTTTCCTCTCCAGGACAAGATGGCGACGGAAAGCATGGGCCCGATCATGGACCGGACGGTGGAGCACCTCGGATCCACCGACACCGTGATCATCGCTATGCGCCGTCGGCTCCTCGCGGCAGCGAAGGCCTTGCGCGAGAATGGCGTCACGCCGCCAGGGGTGGACCAGCCAGAGGCGTTCGCCGTGCGATCGGCCATCGTCAATCTCCCCGTGGAGCTGAACTGGGTCGAAGCGAGTCGGGAGATGATTCTCGCGCGGGCCGGGGCGCCGGCTGTGAACCAGGTCTGA